From a region of the Acidimicrobiales bacterium genome:
- a CDS encoding ABC transporter ATP-binding protein, which translates to MSLLEIKDLKITFGGLDALSGLNFHIDEGEIVSVIGPNGAGKTTFFNAISGLVTPTEGDILFEDETIVGLDPSTVTSLGIARTFQNVRLFPNMTILENVMVAQHCRTSQLVYGALLQTKAFKREEREIRERAIEVLEFFGHRLVGYRMDQPAFALSYANRRRLEIARAMATQPRLLLLDEPVAGMNPIETAELTALVGRLRTEWGFTIIMIEHDMKVVRDVSDRVVVLDHGVPIAQGSYDEVSTNPDVVEAYLGRPVEAN; encoded by the coding sequence ATGAGCCTTCTCGAGATCAAGGACCTAAAGATCACCTTCGGTGGACTCGATGCCCTGTCGGGACTGAACTTCCATATCGACGAGGGCGAGATCGTCAGCGTGATTGGCCCCAACGGCGCCGGCAAGACGACCTTCTTCAACGCCATCTCAGGCCTGGTGACCCCCACTGAGGGCGACATCCTTTTCGAAGACGAGACGATCGTAGGGCTCGATCCCAGCACGGTGACATCACTCGGCATCGCCCGGACGTTCCAGAACGTTCGCTTGTTCCCCAACATGACCATCCTCGAAAACGTGATGGTGGCCCAACACTGCCGGACCAGCCAGCTGGTCTACGGGGCGCTGCTCCAGACGAAGGCCTTCAAGCGCGAGGAGCGGGAGATCCGGGAGCGGGCCATCGAGGTCCTCGAGTTCTTCGGGCACCGCCTCGTCGGCTACCGGATGGACCAGCCGGCTTTCGCGCTGTCGTACGCCAACCGGCGCCGCCTCGAGATCGCACGTGCCATGGCCACCCAGCCTCGCCTGCTACTGCTCGACGAACCGGTGGCCGGAATGAACCCGATAGAGACCGCGGAGTTGACTGCCCTGGTCGGTCGGCTCCGTACCGAGTGGGGCTTCACGATCATCATGATCGAACACGACATGAAGGTGGTACGTGACGTCTCGGACCGAGTCGTGGTTCTCGACCACGGGGTGCCCATTGCCCAGGGGTCCTACGACGAGGTGTCGACCAACCCGGACGTGGTGGAGGCCTACCTGGGTCGTCCCGTGGAGGCCAACTGA
- a CDS encoding ABC transporter ATP-binding protein, with translation MSETASTNGATPLLEFRQVNTHYGAVHILKDVDLSIYPGELVCLLGGNASGKSTTLKTLLGMVTPTSGEVVLDGEVVNDKPTSYRVINGITMVPENRRLFKRLSVKENLELGAYLRNDKDGIAEDLEKIYDLFPRVKERLSQKSGTLSGGEQQMVAIGRALMSRPRVLLMDEPSMGLAPALVQQNFELIQQIHADGTAIFMVEQNANMALSIADRGWVLQTGRVVLDDTAEALLANPELRASYLGEG, from the coding sequence ATGAGCGAGACCGCTTCCACCAACGGCGCCACGCCACTTCTCGAGTTCCGCCAGGTCAACACCCACTACGGCGCGGTCCACATCCTCAAGGACGTCGACCTGTCCATCTACCCGGGTGAGCTGGTCTGCCTGCTGGGCGGCAATGCCTCGGGCAAGTCCACGACGCTCAAGACCCTGCTGGGTATGGTCACGCCGACGTCGGGCGAGGTGGTGCTGGACGGCGAGGTCGTCAACGACAAGCCGACCAGCTACCGGGTCATCAACGGCATCACGATGGTTCCCGAGAACCGCCGGCTCTTCAAGCGCCTGTCAGTCAAGGAGAACCTTGAGTTGGGGGCCTACCTCCGCAACGACAAGGACGGCATCGCCGAGGACCTCGAGAAGATCTATGACCTGTTCCCACGGGTCAAGGAGCGCCTCTCGCAGAAGTCCGGCACGTTGTCTGGCGGTGAGCAGCAGATGGTGGCCATTGGTCGTGCGCTCATGTCGCGCCCGCGGGTCCTGCTCATGGATGAGCCGTCGATGGGTCTGGCCCCGGCACTCGTCCAGCAGAACTTTGAGCTGATCCAACAGATCCACGCCGACGGTACGGCCATCTTCATGGTGGAGCAGAACGCCAACATGGCGTTGTCCATTGCTGATCGGGGCTGGGTTCTCCAGACCGGCCGGGTGGTGCTCGACGACACTGCCGAGGCCCTGCTGGCCAATCCGGAACTGCGGGCCTCCTACCTTGGTGAAGGCTGA
- a CDS encoding thioredoxin family protein has protein sequence MLQDELGDTGFTVIAVAIDEDVDALKELAKEVSYPVLVDADHHLTELYAISNVPTVVWVDEEDQIVRPNAAEFGTDTFTELTGIHCEDHFELVRAWVGDSQVPTDASHAVADLTTDEVEARLHFRLAAHARRAGLSDVADSHFDQAAELTPLDFTVVRAAMPLRGENPFGQEFFDLYGAYREAGSPYHGIPRISG, from the coding sequence GTGCTGCAAGACGAACTGGGCGACACGGGCTTTACGGTCATTGCGGTAGCTATCGACGAAGACGTCGACGCTCTCAAAGAGCTCGCTAAAGAGGTTTCCTACCCGGTCCTGGTCGATGCCGATCACCACCTCACCGAGTTGTACGCAATAAGCAACGTGCCAACTGTGGTCTGGGTGGACGAAGAGGACCAGATCGTCAGGCCGAATGCAGCAGAGTTCGGTACCGACACCTTCACCGAGCTGACCGGCATCCACTGCGAGGACCATTTCGAACTCGTACGAGCATGGGTCGGTGACAGCCAGGTTCCCACCGATGCAAGTCACGCCGTGGCCGATCTGACCACCGACGAGGTGGAAGCTCGACTCCACTTCAGGCTCGCCGCGCACGCCCGTCGGGCCGGCCTATCCGATGTTGCTGACTCCCACTTCGATCAGGCAGCCGAGTTAACTCCCCTCGACTTCACGGTGGTGCGAGCAGCCATGCCTCTTCGCGGCGAAAACCCGTTCGGTCAAGAGTTCTTCGATCTCTACGGTGCCTACCGGGAAGCCGGATCGCCGTACCACGGAATCCCCAGAATCTCCGGCTGA
- a CDS encoding FAD-dependent oxidoreductase, with protein sequence MTGTGRGGGPRETAYDTVIVGGAVMGSSLAYWLSENPDYDGTVLVVEMDSTYERASTTLSEASVRHQFSEPVNIRLSMFATEFIAEFHQHVQVGGESPDLGFRDTGYLFLATDDGMDVLRENHEAQRSCGAEVALLSPGELADRFGYMHIDDLAGASLGLRNEGTLDAYSLMRGFQQRARHNGVEYATDRVIGLRTTPARDRVTHVEMASGAVVACDRVVNCTGPRARWMADLVDLPLPVEPRIRGAWVFDCRTPLDGPTLPLTIDTTGMHVRTEPPHYLAGMPPVDDIAVDPEDFAVREAEWEDHIWPALVHRIPAFERIGVTHRWVGHYAYNTLDHNAVVGPAGAVPNFYFCNGFSGHGLQQSAGVGRALNELITYNEYRTIDLSQMGHDRIVAGKPFLEKAII encoded by the coding sequence GTGACCGGGACCGGTCGCGGCGGAGGACCACGTGAAACCGCCTACGACACGGTGATCGTGGGCGGTGCCGTCATGGGTAGCTCGCTGGCCTATTGGCTCTCGGAGAATCCCGACTACGACGGGACTGTGCTGGTCGTAGAGATGGACTCCACCTACGAACGGGCCTCCACCACGCTGTCGGAGGCCAGCGTCCGACACCAGTTCTCCGAGCCAGTCAACATTCGCCTATCGATGTTCGCTACCGAGTTCATCGCCGAGTTCCACCAACACGTCCAGGTGGGCGGCGAGTCCCCGGACCTCGGATTCCGGGACACCGGATACCTGTTCTTGGCCACCGACGACGGCATGGACGTACTGCGAGAGAACCATGAGGCACAACGTTCATGCGGAGCCGAAGTGGCCCTGCTGTCACCCGGGGAGTTGGCCGACCGGTTTGGGTACATGCACATCGACGATCTGGCCGGTGCCAGCCTCGGCCTCCGCAACGAGGGCACGCTAGACGCCTACTCGTTGATGCGGGGCTTCCAGCAGCGAGCCCGACACAATGGCGTGGAGTACGCCACCGACCGGGTCATTGGACTACGTACCACCCCGGCCCGCGACCGGGTAACCCACGTGGAGATGGCCTCGGGAGCCGTGGTGGCCTGCGACCGCGTGGTCAACTGCACCGGTCCGAGGGCCCGTTGGATGGCCGACCTGGTCGACCTTCCGCTACCCGTCGAGCCCCGGATCCGGGGTGCCTGGGTGTTCGACTGCCGAACCCCACTGGACGGCCCGACCCTGCCGCTGACCATCGACACCACCGGGATGCACGTACGGACCGAACCACCCCACTACCTGGCCGGTATGCCACCAGTCGACGACATCGCGGTGGATCCGGAGGACTTCGCCGTCCGCGAGGCTGAATGGGAGGACCATATCTGGCCGGCCCTGGTGCACCGGATCCCGGCCTTTGAGCGCATTGGGGTGACCCACCGGTGGGTCGGGCACTACGCCTACAACACGCTGGACCACAACGCCGTGGTCGGTCCGGCCGGCGCGGTTCCCAACTTCTACTTCTGCAACGGGTTCAGCGGCCACGGCCTTCAGCAGAGCGCCGGGGTGGGCCGGGCACTCAACGAACTCATCACCTACAACGAGTACCGCACCATCGACCTGTCGCAGATGGGCCACGACCGCATCGTGGCCGGAAAGCCCTTTCTTGAAAAAGCCATCATCTAA
- a CDS encoding hydantoinase B/oxoprolinase family protein: MSELRHQVMWNRLISIVEEQALALVRTAFSTSVREAGDLSAGVYDVQGRMIAQAVTGTPGHVNTMAAAVANFIEDIGPHRIYEGDSYVTNDPWKGTGHLHDFTVVDPVFRAGALIGYFACTAHVVDVGGRGYGPDATEVYEEGLFVPIMKFAERGVVNEDLLNIVRHNVREAGQVVGDLYSLSGCNDTGARRLHAMLDEFAIDDLEDLASFVFDRTATATRERLANLPAGTYTNVMRVDGYNDSIDLAVTLTAEGSEVHADFTGTSPTCAHGVNVPLTYAHAYFSYAMLVALAPEMPSNWASLAAFTVSAPEGCILNAKHPEPVAVRHVIGHFVTDLCLGAISSALPDVVPAEGAGALWNFQVSARASDPSSGLPPREVLMFNSGGTGARPTLDGISATAFPSGVRTMPAEATEQSGPVVVWRKELRPDSGGEGRQRGGLGQVIEIGPAAGYDISVSCMFDRVANPARGRRGGSDGAPGGVHLDDDTPFDAKGKQPVPPGRTLVLELPGGGGLGNPSERDPDAIDDDRMQGYVT, from the coding sequence ATGAGCGAGCTTCGCCATCAGGTCATGTGGAACCGCCTGATCTCCATTGTCGAGGAACAAGCCCTAGCGCTGGTACGGACCGCATTTTCGACCAGCGTGCGCGAGGCGGGCGACCTGTCAGCCGGCGTCTACGACGTGCAGGGCCGGATGATCGCCCAGGCGGTGACCGGCACGCCCGGCCACGTGAACACAATGGCTGCCGCAGTGGCCAACTTCATCGAGGACATCGGCCCACATCGCATCTACGAGGGCGACTCGTACGTCACCAACGACCCGTGGAAGGGCACCGGCCACCTGCATGACTTCACGGTCGTGGACCCGGTGTTCCGGGCCGGCGCCCTCATCGGCTACTTCGCCTGCACGGCCCACGTGGTCGATGTGGGCGGACGGGGCTACGGCCCCGACGCCACCGAGGTCTACGAGGAGGGACTGTTCGTCCCCATCATGAAGTTCGCCGAGCGGGGCGTGGTCAACGAGGACCTGTTGAACATCGTGCGCCACAACGTGCGCGAGGCCGGACAGGTGGTCGGCGACTTGTACTCGCTGTCGGGCTGTAACGACACGGGAGCCCGGCGACTACACGCCATGCTCGACGAATTCGCCATTGACGACCTCGAGGACCTGGCGTCCTTCGTCTTTGACCGGACAGCCACGGCCACCCGGGAACGGCTCGCCAACCTCCCAGCCGGGACGTACACCAATGTGATGCGGGTCGACGGCTACAACGACTCGATCGACCTGGCGGTGACGTTGACGGCAGAGGGAAGCGAAGTGCACGCCGACTTCACCGGAACGTCGCCAACCTGTGCCCACGGCGTGAACGTGCCGTTGACGTACGCCCACGCCTACTTCTCCTACGCCATGTTGGTTGCCCTCGCCCCCGAGATGCCATCCAACTGGGCGTCGCTGGCCGCCTTCACCGTGAGTGCCCCCGAGGGCTGCATCCTCAACGCCAAGCATCCCGAACCGGTGGCGGTGCGCCACGTCATCGGGCACTTCGTCACCGACCTCTGCCTTGGGGCAATTTCCAGTGCCCTGCCCGACGTGGTCCCCGCCGAGGGCGCCGGAGCCCTCTGGAACTTCCAGGTGAGTGCCCGGGCGTCGGACCCGTCGTCGGGCCTTCCGCCCCGAGAGGTGCTGATGTTCAACAGCGGCGGCACGGGGGCTCGACCCACGCTGGACGGCATCAGCGCCACGGCGTTTCCCAGTGGAGTGCGAACCATGCCCGCCGAAGCGACCGAACAGTCCGGTCCGGTCGTGGTATGGCGCAAGGAACTACGACCGGACTCGGGCGGCGAGGGTCGCCAACGGGGCGGCCTGGGGCAGGTCATCGAGATCGGGCCGGCCGCCGGCTACGACATCTCCGTGTCATGCATGTTCGACCGGGTCGCCAACCCGGCTCGGGGTCGCCGCGGCGGCTCCGATGGAGCACCGGGTGGCGTACACCTCGACGACGACACACCGTTTGACGCCAAGGGCAAGCAGCCTGTACCACCAGGCCGAACGCTGGTGCTGGAACTGCCGGGAGGCGGCGGTCTCGGCAACCCATCCGAACGCGATCCCGACGCCATCGACGACGACCGGATGCAGGGCTACGTGACGTGA
- a CDS encoding hydantoinase/oxoprolinase family protein has product MGSMRIGADVGGTFTDVVLELDREEGQGDGSEGRMFSTKVLTTYDAPERGILDGVATVVAEAGADLADLDTFIHGTTLATNALIGRTGARTALVTTDGFRDTIEMRTESRFEQYDLNLVLPAALIERRDRHVLRERIAADGTVLRPFDEDEARALIEVLADRPDDEAYEAIAVGFIHAYVDGSHERRFRDLLVERLPDVPVSISSEVAPQMREFERFNTVCANAYVQPLIATYLRNLEAQLLETGATCPVYLIHSGGGLINVDGAARFPVRLVESGPAGGAIFAADIAARHGLDRVLSYDMGGTTAKICLIEDQMPRTAKTFEVARTHRFTKGSGMPISIPVIEMIEIGAGGGSIATVDVLGQIRVGPLSAGSEPGPAAYGLGGVEPTVSDANLVLGRLSADTFGAPGIDLDDEAARDALNRTVGSALAMDAETAAAGVAEVVDENMANAARVHAVENGKDVAAFTVIAFGGGAPLHAGRLCEKLDVDELLVPPGASVGSAIGFLRAPFAYEALRSHHAAIDQFDPGAVNAMLVDLADEATAFVSEALASTGASVADVTLETERWAYMRYAGQGWEIPVPVDAAPFDAVGGELLANRFEKAYEEFFGRAIAGLAVEAIGWSVRVSTPQPPVNHVERMAAVREITPDRTRPIHDTATGTTQPAGVIERDDLAAGDRLVGPAVIVETQTTTLLSSRQQAVMQPDGCLLVTRATPRNGEVTP; this is encoded by the coding sequence ATGGGAAGCATGCGGATCGGCGCCGACGTCGGAGGAACGTTTACCGACGTCGTACTTGAACTGGACCGCGAGGAGGGTCAGGGCGACGGGTCCGAGGGGCGGATGTTCTCCACCAAGGTCCTCACCACCTATGACGCCCCTGAGCGGGGCATCCTCGACGGCGTGGCCACTGTGGTGGCTGAAGCGGGCGCTGACCTCGCTGACCTGGACACCTTCATCCACGGGACGACGCTCGCCACCAACGCCCTGATCGGCCGCACCGGGGCCCGCACGGCGCTGGTCACCACCGACGGCTTCCGCGACACCATCGAAATGCGTACCGAGAGTCGATTCGAGCAGTACGACCTGAACCTCGTGTTACCCGCCGCGCTCATCGAACGCCGGGACCGCCATGTCCTACGGGAACGCATCGCAGCAGACGGGACGGTGCTCCGTCCATTCGACGAGGACGAGGCACGGGCGCTCATCGAAGTACTGGCCGACCGTCCCGACGACGAGGCCTACGAGGCCATCGCCGTCGGCTTCATCCATGCCTACGTGGACGGCAGCCATGAGCGCCGCTTCCGCGACCTTCTGGTGGAACGCCTCCCCGACGTGCCGGTGTCGATCTCGTCGGAGGTTGCCCCCCAGATGCGGGAGTTCGAGCGGTTCAACACGGTGTGCGCCAACGCCTACGTTCAACCACTCATCGCCACATACCTGCGAAACCTCGAAGCCCAGTTACTCGAGACCGGCGCCACGTGCCCCGTGTACCTCATCCACTCGGGCGGCGGGCTCATCAACGTCGACGGGGCAGCCCGATTCCCTGTGCGACTCGTGGAATCCGGCCCGGCCGGTGGAGCGATCTTCGCAGCGGACATCGCAGCCCGACACGGCCTCGATCGGGTGCTGTCGTACGACATGGGTGGCACCACAGCAAAGATCTGCCTGATCGAAGACCAGATGCCTCGCACGGCCAAGACGTTCGAAGTGGCCCGCACCCACCGCTTCACCAAGGGCAGTGGCATGCCCATCTCCATCCCCGTCATCGAGATGATCGAAATCGGGGCCGGTGGCGGGTCGATCGCCACGGTCGACGTACTGGGCCAGATTCGGGTGGGGCCACTGAGTGCGGGATCGGAACCCGGGCCGGCGGCCTACGGGCTGGGCGGCGTCGAACCCACGGTCAGCGACGCCAACCTGGTGCTGGGTCGCCTGTCGGCCGACACGTTCGGGGCTCCCGGTATCGACCTGGACGACGAGGCAGCCCGGGACGCGCTGAATCGCACGGTCGGCTCCGCACTGGCCATGGACGCCGAAACAGCAGCCGCAGGCGTGGCTGAGGTCGTCGACGAGAACATGGCCAACGCAGCCCGCGTACACGCCGTCGAAAACGGCAAGGACGTCGCCGCTTTCACCGTGATCGCCTTCGGCGGTGGGGCTCCCCTCCACGCCGGACGGCTCTGCGAAAAGCTTGACGTGGACGAACTGCTGGTGCCGCCAGGTGCCAGCGTTGGGTCGGCCATCGGCTTCCTGCGAGCCCCGTTCGCCTACGAGGCACTACGCAGCCATCACGCCGCCATCGATCAGTTCGATCCGGGAGCCGTCAACGCCATGTTGGTGGACCTGGCCGACGAGGCCACCGCCTTCGTGTCCGAAGCGCTGGCCTCGACCGGAGCTTCGGTGGCCGACGTGACGCTGGAAACCGAGCGGTGGGCCTACATGCGCTACGCAGGGCAGGGGTGGGAGATCCCTGTGCCTGTCGACGCCGCCCCATTTGACGCAGTGGGCGGCGAACTACTGGCCAATCGGTTCGAGAAGGCCTACGAGGAGTTCTTCGGCCGGGCCATTGCCGGCCTGGCCGTTGAAGCCATCGGCTGGTCGGTTCGGGTGTCCACCCCGCAACCCCCGGTCAACCATGTTGAGCGGATGGCCGCAGTCCGGGAGATCACCCCGGACCGCACCCGCCCCATCCACGACACAGCCACCGGCACCACCCAGCCGGCCGGGGTCATCGAACGCGACGACCTGGCCGCTGGGGATCGGCTGGTCGGCCCGGCCGTCATCGTCGAAACCCAGACCACGACGCTGCTGTCATCGCGCCAGCAGGCCGTCATGCAGCCGGACGGCTGTCTGCTGGTAACACGGGCGACTCCTCGGAACGGGGAGGTCACGCCATGA
- a CDS encoding SDR family NAD(P)-dependent oxidoreductase — MAESHEGRVVVVTGAGKGIGQAIAERFAGAGAHVVVNDVDAERVATVVDGITVAGGSAIGTPADVSDSTQVAAMFDSAVEAYGTVDVLVNNAGIISPMLHFFEADEAWWRRIIDVNLTGHFLCSHRAARIMAAAGHGVIINMSSGGATRAHRAFTAYDASKGGIEALTRAMALDLGPYGIRVCALMPGSIDTEGMDEAARNLRGENIPLGRPGDPDDMAGPALFLASDDACYITGDVIKVDGGMLSQQRSATVDIMPPNDFPSLEQVLGGD; from the coding sequence ATGGCTGAATCACACGAGGGACGAGTCGTCGTCGTCACCGGTGCCGGAAAGGGCATCGGCCAGGCCATTGCCGAACGGTTTGCCGGAGCGGGCGCCCACGTGGTGGTCAACGACGTCGACGCCGAACGGGTCGCCACCGTCGTCGACGGGATCACCGTCGCTGGTGGCTCGGCCATCGGGACGCCGGCCGACGTGTCGGACTCGACCCAGGTGGCAGCCATGTTCGACTCGGCTGTCGAGGCTTACGGCACCGTCGACGTGCTGGTCAACAACGCCGGCATCATCAGCCCGATGCTCCACTTCTTCGAGGCCGACGAGGCATGGTGGCGACGCATCATCGACGTCAACTTGACCGGTCACTTCCTGTGCTCACACCGGGCGGCCCGCATCATGGCGGCGGCCGGCCACGGCGTCATCATCAACATGTCGTCGGGCGGAGCCACACGGGCCCACCGGGCGTTTACCGCCTACGACGCCTCCAAGGGGGGCATTGAGGCCCTTACCCGGGCCATGGCACTCGACCTCGGGCCCTACGGCATCCGGGTGTGTGCCCTCATGCCCGGCTCAATCGATACCGAGGGCATGGACGAAGCAGCCAGGAACCTGAGGGGCGAGAACATTCCCCTGGGACGGCCCGGCGACCCGGACGACATGGCCGGACCAGCACTGTTCCTGGCATCCGACGATGCTTGCTACATCACCGGTGACGTCATCAAGGTGGATGGCGGGATGCTGTCCCAGCAGCGCTCAGCCACCGTCGACATCATGCCGCCCAACGATTTCCCGTCGCTCGAACAGGTCCTCGGCGGAGACTGA
- the ltaE gene encoding low-specificity L-threonine aldolase, translating to MDLSPTSPDLSMASSVRADLRSDTVTQASAAMRDAMANAEVGDDVYDEDPTVNALQDRLAAMAGKEAGLFFSSGTQSNLAAVLSHCGRGDEYLIGRTSHVLINEAGGTAMLGSAVPWPIEVDETGHFLAEDVRAAVKEPDQHHPVTTLLSLENTVNGHVQTVDHVASLASAARECELAVHLDGARLFNAAVAQGVGIDAYATHTDTVSLCLSKGLGAPVGTVLVGDRASIARAHRLRKVLGGGMRQVGHLAAAALFAVDHHVDRLADDHVRAGRIGAGLAPLADHGLDVVHTTNMLWITPPAAVHGALVDHLKADGILATYWAPTMRFVTHLDVDDEQADHVIDSFARFFEQAA from the coding sequence ATGGACCTCTCGCCCACCTCCCCAGATCTGTCGATGGCTAGCAGCGTCCGTGCCGATCTGCGAAGCGACACCGTCACCCAGGCATCGGCCGCCATGCGTGACGCCATGGCGAATGCCGAGGTGGGAGACGACGTCTACGACGAGGACCCCACGGTCAACGCCCTCCAGGACCGGCTCGCTGCCATGGCCGGCAAGGAAGCCGGTCTCTTCTTCTCGTCGGGCACCCAGTCCAACCTGGCTGCCGTGCTCAGCCACTGTGGACGGGGCGACGAATACCTGATCGGGCGCACCTCGCACGTGCTCATAAACGAAGCCGGCGGCACGGCAATGCTGGGCAGTGCCGTCCCGTGGCCCATCGAGGTCGACGAAACCGGCCACTTCTTAGCTGAAGACGTGCGGGCCGCCGTGAAGGAACCCGACCAGCACCACCCGGTCACCACCCTGTTGAGCCTCGAGAACACGGTGAACGGACATGTACAGACGGTCGATCACGTGGCGTCGCTGGCTTCGGCGGCCCGGGAATGCGAGCTGGCCGTCCACCTCGACGGGGCCCGACTGTTCAACGCGGCGGTCGCCCAAGGCGTGGGCATCGATGCCTACGCCACCCATACCGACACCGTGTCGCTGTGCCTTTCCAAGGGATTGGGCGCTCCGGTCGGCACGGTCCTGGTCGGTGACCGGGCATCGATCGCCCGGGCCCACCGGCTTCGAAAGGTTCTAGGCGGCGGGATGCGCCAGGTCGGCCACCTGGCGGCCGCAGCGCTCTTCGCCGTTGATCACCACGTCGACCGACTGGCTGACGACCATGTCCGGGCCGGTCGCATCGGTGCCGGGCTGGCACCCCTTGCCGACCACGGCCTAGATGTGGTGCACACCACCAACATGCTGTGGATCACCCCACCGGCCGCAGTACACGGTGCACTGGTCGACCACCTCAAGGCCGATGGGATCCTGGCTACCTACTGGGCACCCACCATGCGGTTCGTGACCCACCTTGACGTCGACGACGAACAGGCCGACCACGTCATCGACTCGTTTGCCCGCTTCTTCGAGCAGGCCGCCTGA
- a CDS encoding dihydrodipicolinate synthase family protein, whose product MGDTREALLPDGVVAPILTPFEADLSVSHRRMRAHAQSTLDAGCVGLAVFGTTGEALSVASKEREAALEMLVDGGIDPGVLVVGTGLPDLPGTTRLTRHAVDLGCRACMVLPPFYFKDPTDEGLYRHFAGLIERVNDHRLRVVLYHIPQVAGVGIPTAVAARLRTEFPEQVVGLKDSSGDWATTEAFLDIDGLTVWPGAELPLLDALDRGSPGCITATANVNPGPVVEVVRQYGKGGREAAADAMRRARAYRLALQDQPAIPTMKRLLALAHDDPTWATVRPPFVEMDEDEGRTLMDRLAAI is encoded by the coding sequence ATGGGGGATACACGAGAGGCATTGCTGCCCGATGGGGTGGTGGCGCCCATCCTGACCCCGTTCGAGGCTGACCTTTCGGTGTCACACCGCCGGATGCGGGCCCATGCGCAGAGCACCCTCGACGCCGGGTGCGTGGGCCTGGCCGTCTTCGGTACCACCGGTGAGGCCCTGTCGGTGGCCTCTAAGGAGCGGGAGGCCGCTCTCGAGATGCTGGTGGACGGCGGGATTGACCCGGGGGTGCTGGTGGTGGGCACCGGCCTACCCGATCTCCCGGGCACTACTCGCCTGACCAGGCATGCCGTCGACCTGGGATGCCGGGCATGCATGGTGCTGCCGCCCTTCTACTTCAAGGATCCGACCGATGAGGGCCTGTACAGGCATTTCGCCGGGCTCATCGAGCGGGTGAACGACCACCGCCTGCGGGTCGTGCTGTACCACATCCCCCAGGTAGCAGGCGTGGGCATTCCGACGGCCGTCGCGGCCCGACTCCGAACCGAGTTTCCCGAACAGGTAGTCGGCCTGAAGGACTCGTCGGGTGACTGGGCAACCACCGAGGCCTTCCTCGACATCGACGGCTTGACCGTCTGGCCGGGCGCCGAGCTGCCCCTACTGGATGCGTTGGACCGGGGGAGCCCGGGTTGCATCACTGCCACGGCCAACGTGAACCCCGGCCCAGTGGTCGAGGTTGTCCGGCAGTACGGAAAAGGGGGTCGCGAGGCGGCCGCTGACGCCATGAGACGGGCTCGTGCCTACCGCCTGGCCCTCCAAGATCAGCCGGCCATCCCGACCATGAAGCGCCTGTTGGCGCTGGCCCACGACGATCCGACGTGGGCCACCGTCCGACCGCCGTTCGTCGAGATGGACGAGGATGAAGGTCGGACGCTGATGGACCGTCTCGCTGCGATCTGA